A genomic region of Papaver somniferum cultivar HN1 chromosome 7, ASM357369v1, whole genome shotgun sequence contains the following coding sequences:
- the LOC113295658 gene encoding uncharacterized protein LOC113295658, whose translation MYKDPGCPTISCIIRDFMNKQALLDLGASVNLLPFSVYEQLGLGELKLTSVTLQLADRSVKVPRGVVENVLIQIDKFYYPVDFIVLDTQPVANASKEIHVILGRPFLATANALINCRTGIMNLSFGNMTVKLNIFDACKDPGGKDDIHEVNMIETCVHEKTSHLEAKVPLEACLPNLLDFDEDGYIEEVNSSLNSSLLLETDKWQSRCESHKISETEPLSLLVEFLKPDLNPLQSELNYNVLGQNEDVQFFIPSELNEKQKTMRSHVVRKHISAPQNRHAIREIVEPVLCYSSGLHLFSDKLKSRWKDPLNVKNEFRGGTVDIQNPNENNIFKVNVQLLKPFLELVNPEVDTTTLEDPFYA comes from the exons ATGTATAAAGATCCGGGATGCCCTACTATTTCTTGTATAATAAGGGATTTCATGAACAAACAAGCACTTCTGGATTTGGGAGCTAGTGTAAACCTCCTACCGTTCTCGGTTTATGAGCAGTTGGGCTTAGGTGAATTAAAACTCACCTCAGTCACTCTACAACTTGCAGACAGATCCGTTAAAGTACCAAGAGGGGTAGTTGAGAATGTGTTAATTCAAATCGATAAATTTTACTATCCGGTGGATTTTATCGTTTTGGATACTCAACCTGTAGCTAATGCTAGTAAAGAAATACATGTCATCTTAGGTCGTCCTTTCCTTGCTACTGCAAATGCCTtaattaattgtcgaactggaatAATGAATCTTTCATTTGGAAATATGACTGTTAAGTTGAACATATTTGATGCATGTAAAGATCCAGGTGGTAAAGATGATattcatgaagttaatatgattgaaacaTGTGTGCATGAAAAAACATCTCATCTAGAAGCTAAGGTTCCTTTAGAAGCTTGTCTTCCTAATCTATTGGATTTTGATGAGGATGGATACATTGAAGAAGTTAATTCTTCACTGAATTCATCCCTGTTGCTGGAAACGGATAAGTGGCAGTCTAGATGTGAGTCACACAAAATCAGTGAGACTGAGCCGTTGTCTCTACTAGTAGAATTCCTAAAACCTGACCTTAATCCCCTTCAGAGTGAACTGAATTATAATGTTTTAGGCCAAAATGAAGATGTTCAATTTTTCATACCATCTGAACTTAATGAGAAACAGAAGACAATGCGTTCACATGTTGTTAGGAAGCATATAAGTGCGCCCCAGAATAGA CATGCTATTAGGGAAATAGTTGAACCAGTTCTTTGCTACAGTTCTGGTTTGCATTTGTTTTCTGATAAGCTCAAGTCACGATGGAAAGACCCTTTAAATGTTAAAAATGAATTTCGTGGTGGTACTGTTGACATTCAAAATCCTAATGAAAACAacatcttcaaggttaatgtgcaGCTTTTGAAGCCCTTTTTGGAACTTGTGAATCCAGAAGTCGATACCACGACTCTGGAGGATCCTTTTTATGCTTGA